The Anomaloglossus baeobatrachus isolate aAnoBae1 chromosome 5, aAnoBae1.hap1, whole genome shotgun sequence genome includes the window gtgggattcaagatcgagataacagaacagcccaagattaattatataatttaatcggccgaagccacactagaaactacaatatatacaataggagatctacagaatatacataggtcagagtacagttacaatcaaagcatgggttacaaacaggcatacacagttccagcagttaccttgtgcgtctggccacaggggggcgccgtggaccaggtttccaggatctccctcacaggtcttccctgaccagacccccgagcaaaagaacactgggaaatggccgaagtagggttatcaacctgggcaaatccaggtcccctcctaccttagtgacgtcacagggaagcactgccactccccctgcattgagtcagagtaatatcccagaaggggctattacctgcaactccggactgggaggtccgatcgggatggttctggtgccatcagatccgcccgggtcccctctgaattttgagtccaagcacgactcatttaccggactcctactagcagttctctatatctcgccgccccagggtgccacagactccgaggatatgcacagattcggcttgaagtcccgattctaacgatgtaggaggtgtatggctgagacgcacggtaatatcataactgggtatgatattacggagccagcagtatgctctcctgcgggGACTAGCTACTTTTGGTTTTGCTAGGTCCCTGCCCACTctctttgatgagtggacacagctcccagggggtcttcctctctctgtgttttagaggcctgagagaacaagcaatctccatatcagaggagatggctgttggaggtgtaagtgggacttcACACCTTTCCAGATGCTGGCATCTGAGAAGTACCTCAGTGTGTGAAGGGACAAGGGAGGGGGGTTGCCCTCAGGGGGGTGATGAGAGAAATGATGACTGGACATCATCATTCCTCTTAATATCCCAGGATTTCCCTCACACCGGGCATGGTTCTAATCCTatcaatctgcaggttaataccgTTTtcacatgtgacaggttccctttaatcacatgAAGTTTGTTAgtaccgtatgctgaaaaacagcccccccACCATGATGTTCCAACCTCCAAAATTCACTGTTGGTGTTTTTGGGATGATTTGCCTTCTGGCCTACAAAAATAGTGTGCATTGTGACATCCAAATATTTCAattttggcctcatctgaccagattatattctcccagtatttcacagtttTGTCTAAATGTTTAAGTGGATTTGCACATGCTTTGTGTTCAGTGATAGTCTTGCATgctgagcatgcatacaggccatagagggtGAGTGTATTActaattgttttctttgaaacaattgtacctgattccaggtctttctgtagctcatcATAGGTGGTCAATGGCTTTTGGAAAACTCTGATGATAATTCGTTTCACTCCTCTGTTTCAAATCTTGCgtggagcacctggttgtggctaGTTTATGgataaattatgttctttccaagtccagattatggccccaacagtgttcactgaaaccttcagtaatttagaaattaatTTGTAACCACTGCTATTAGTATATTTTACAACAATAAGTTGCAATAGTTTTGAGACAGTTCACTGGTTTTACCAAtaataagatgtttcttgtgtggcactttggtaataGGACACTTTTTTATAGGTCATCCattaaaccagctgatattatgtTTCACTAAGTAGCAAGatttctttctaattactgatatatttcagctggtgacatgactttttgcacctctctctTCATGTGTTCATTACTTTTTCCCTGAGTCATTTCTTATTATAACACAAAACttaatgtatggacatctatgccTTGATTTTTTTTGTCCGTGTggcttggatgggttgttaccaaaagTTGGTGGGAAATtcagaaatttatgtcaatagcacctttagaaatatgtttacttagaaaattgttgacatGTTCAACACTTATATcacctctgtgtgtgtatgtgtatgtgtgtgtgtatatatatatatatatatatataataaataaatatacatctaaaggagcaagagagagaaGCAGTATACTATACATGTTAATAGAATGCAGTGTACTGCTTTTTTCTCTTGCTACTGTGTATGTTTCACGTGGCTGTAAGGGAGTGTATGAGGGTTTCCTGTTGACATTGTTAACTTTGAAACCCAGAATCAAGGACTCCGTGTGCCACTGCTGACTTGGTCACTTTAAAATTGAATTTTAAATTTTACAAGAAAAAATCTATTCTTATATTTTTTTATCTTGGCAGATAACTGTACCAGGAGCTCAGATGGACTTCTAATATTTTCAGATTATAAAACAGGTGATCATGGTATTACACAAGATACATTTGAAGAACATGTCATTATCCCATACATATCTCCATCCTTTGGCACCAATGATCTATCAGATGGTATTTCTTCTGACTCATTACAGACTGTtaatcaaattaaaaaaaatggatgtgaTGTTGAACAGCGAAGTACTGatacaagggagaagccatttttatgcttagaatgcgggaaatgttttataaGGAAATCACATCttcttagacatcagagaattcacactggggTGAACCtattttcatgtgcagaatgtgggaaatgttttgtagaaAATTCAGTTCTTGTTaagcatcagagaattcacacgggGGAGAACCTAatgtcatgttcagaatgtgggaaatgttttccagACAAATCAAATCTTGatagacatcagagaagtcacacaggagagaaaccatttccatgtccagaatgtgggaaatgttttacagagaaatcaaATCTTGatagacatcagagaagtcacacaggagagaaaccatttccatgtccagaatgtgggaaatgttttagagcTAAATCAAATCTTGCTAATCAtaaaagaactcacacaggagagaagccattttcttgcttagactgtgggaaatgttttagtgagaaatcaactcttgttaagcataaaagaactcacacaggggaaaagcagtTTTCTTGcttagaatgtggtaaatgttttatagACAAATCATATCTTACtaatcatcagagaattcacataATGGAGAatacattttcttgttcagaatgtgggaaatgtttttccagCAAAGGAAATCTTGTTAAACATaatagaactcacacaggagagaagccatattcttgtCCAGAATGTGAGAAAAGTTTTACCAAAAAAATATATCTTGTTTCACATAAGATaactcacacaagggagaagcAGTTTCCTGTCCaaaatatgggaaatgttattcccATAAATTAACTCTTATGCATCAGCTCACAGAGAAGAGGAGCCATTTTCATGTTGACCATTTGGAAAATGTTTTACAGTGAAATGACATCTTCTTAAATGGGATGGCCATCAAATAATTAGTgtcttaggccttgtgcccacagggcgtttttacagtttttttctagcatttttccttgcttttttcaatcaataaaagcaaggaaaaagcatcccagcaaagtctatgagaatcgtgacttgctgtgcccacgttgcttcttttgacCTTGCTTTTtgtcttgctgaaaaaagaagcaacatatcaattgttttagcgtgttttttttctgctttttttccccaattgacttcaatggagtttggggaaaaaagcaggaaaaaacacacGTGTAATGCCCAAGTTGATTTATTTTATGCGTTtaggtgttttttaaaaaaataaataaaaaaataaaataaaggatgTGATGTcacagagggagaggaaaagaaaactatggctatgtagattccttcatagaagaaagccacatagccagtgtTAGCTGCTGTTTCCTTATCTCCCAGTGTTTACCGTGACACCTCTCTGTAGGGACCCCCGCTGACCGCACAAGGGGAAGAGTTTATCCCAGTGGGGGATCTccaggaaccccccccccccaccccagagatcCTGCTGCATGAACAGTATTCATCTTGTGACATACCTGGACTTCCCTGCAGAGCGGTTTCATGGTAAAACACTGCAGGAATACTGAATGCATGGTGCACAGCCTATTCCTCATAAGTGCGGGGAACCCCCGCTGACGTTGGTAACCTAacgagcaggttactatagcaacggtgatctcttaaTAGCGGCGTCggtaaacgatctaatagatcatcattttcctgtcatttgtattccaaaatggagattgaagaaatGGGGTTGAACAAAGAAATGACATGAGAACACCTTTTAtttcacatccaactttaatgagctgaaacaagcagtcaatagtaacaaaaaaagcatgaaaaaaagcacgaAACCATGAAAAGAAGCgtgaaaagaagcacaaaaaagcAACTTTTTTCCTGGCAAGACATGCTTTTTTTCTGTGCtgaaaaaagcactgtgggcacatagcattAGTGATTACAAGAGACCAGCACTGGATGTTTTTCAACTGTTCTGATCAAGTATCGCAGTAACCTACCACAACTGATCAGGTAGAAGAGAGAAGCTTTGTAAACCTCTAGAATTTCCAACCAAAGATTAACTACTtagtagcagggctgtggagtaggtaagccaaaccttcaactccgactccgactcctcaatttcccttgcacagactccgactcctagatatattgcttatagttaagggaaaaatttattgtagtacatgaacatgtgtatgtgaacatcagacatttaataatttttatgatacaataatcaagatatttggatggaacataaaatatatttattggaatacaactttagaacacaaaaaactgtaataaattgtaaatatgtaatacactatgtaatatacagtagcttACATATATATctcgtatgtatgtgtgtatgtatatatatattacatatttacaatttattagttttgtgttctaaagttgtattccaataaataataTACTTTATGTTCTATCGAaaaatcttgattattgtatcaaaaaattattaaatgtctgatgttcacattgtactacaatacatttttcacttaaatataagcaatatactaaatgttatgttTTTGTTGaagactgttttttgccacttacatagtttattatatagtgttatatgtatgtatgtatatatataatgtgtaatacactatgtaagtggcaaaaaacagttttcaacaaaaacatactaaataacatctgTGCAGTCTTTGAATTTGTTgtgagaaatagaattgcctccatcagatcctccttcacagataacctcaaatctgacctaataattttaaggctagagaacaacctctctacagtaacttggattgaaggcaaagccgtaaccacatgggcaacatctctaacaatttccgggtataaaggattgcctcatgcacagtcagttttgatgaacggttgaatttttttatttctttgagagcaagtgaaaaattttactgaaatctggtcaatctgctgctataggagacggagtgaaatctttttccttgcggcaacactttgctgctccatgtcatccaaatacttgtcaaagttaaactcctcatctgatgaggatgaagatatggctgcagtagcactgtcaggacccaagtcctcttgcgcctggcagtcctgtagccgctcatcctaactgctacctcactcaaagcttcttttcctttagtaagctgttgatcatcaagcagtatacgatcacTTGGGCCCACAtagacagctgccagaagaattttattttccaatagctgtgtctctctccatttgattgaagcagaaatgccatctgcgattaaacctcctctttgggacaggcaaaatagcaagttcttccactcccttatgaaaataccaggagttaaatcctcagcttgtaattttttagtcacggtaaatgggtgattaagcaattccttcaattcagccacctgtgtccattgaccttcatttaatgttacttgagggttcaccatatctataagaaacgattttagttcaagcaatcgctcagtcattaaataagtgctgcctcaccgagtggcttgatcaacaattgcccctttctaggcacgtctcttcaagatggaatcaattttcggGGGTTATGGCGGCAATAACcagcttcctcacttttccaattagattttcaGCATGTCCGCCTAGTTTcaccatccggcttttcgccagtttggcggatgcggtgcacgccagtacagtacgatacagtacagtggcagcgccgcaacttccaggtcatatgctccggtcacatgacagcatgtgaccggcgtttgtcgcgctgccactgtactgtatacactgtactggagtgtgccgcatcCGCCACACCGGcgaacagccggatgtgtgaaaccggggtccctcttgcagactatctcttattgccagctgcagcgtgtgcacaacacagcgcatgtgatgaatatgaaagtgttttgaagcagcttcaacaagatcatctaatcctaaagtatcattttgctgttcttctgttgtaatatctgtttgttcctcagttacatgaacagcactgtggctttccatctcaaacatactgaatcctaaattttcttctagctgttgttcattactctcattcatcagtttaattgtacttatgtttgaagcattgtcctttacaatagcaagaacctgttcttttttgagtttgtaattttgcagaactttttccactaaggcctggagaaactggctggtgtgatgagctttagtatcttttactgccagtgtcttgctaacaatttctttcttgttagaaacatatcgaacattgatggcaaaataattcagtgaaatgcggtGACTCTggacatcccagcaaaggcaatgggtttcaagataggacattcagacacagcgttttgtgaggatcctcacaaagaatgagcatgtcagtttgtggtgttttctaaactgcttttgctattgaaagcattatttatgagctcaaaaacctttcaggtgatgcggttttttaaaaagctgatctgcttttgcagctgacaaacgtatcctcaaaaaacgcagtaaaaaacgctgtgtgtgaatgcagccttagatcaggaatagaacagccattcatagcatatttcataactttcccaaattcctatgaaaaaatattcagcacattctgcattacactactgtccccaatttattatatattttaggaatcggagtcggtgcattttattccgactccaccaaaattagctccgactccgactccacagccctgcttagtAGTGACTACCAATACGACTTAAATCTGACCTGAGATATGAATGAATAGCATCCTCGGTGAGTGAAAATACAGCAGTGGTCAGCTGTACTCTATGGCGGTGCTATACTCACTGTGCTGCATGAGTCACATTCGGTGTTAGCATCAACTATGGCTGTTTATCTCTTCAAATGCTGCTTTCAATTGTGAGtacggcatctagatggttaacaaagTGTGGGGGCTCCTCTTTAACCCCATTGGCATCCTGAGATCATGATTGTGTGGTCCTGATGGGTGGCCTGGAAAATTTAATGACCAAATAACGACCTTAAAAACTGACGGTTAATCTGTTCAGAAGTTACCTACATTTAGGtgataaaaataacatttttatctcCAGTCatgccactttgcattaattcctgaaaaGTATCTGAAGGGTTAACAAATTACCTGACAGCAATTTTGAATAAGTTTTCATATATATAGATCCCCAAAGTTACTTTAAAACTGAATATGTCcctaaaaaaataagttttgtaaattGGCTTGAAAAAGGGGTAAGGAggtttataagccatgcaatgctcctctgggaaattaaatatgtgaATTGTATCTTCAGAGAGGAAAAGTAGttgaactctagtgtcacctaGTGGAAGCAGTATTCCTAAAAGTCAAAATCAATCCTTTAACAAGCCTCGCCACATGACTTGGGATACAAGAAAAACCAGAATAACAATTTTTAGACCCGTGTTTCAGGGTGattcccctcctcagtgcaaagcataaGATCTGATTTGGATGTAatgagctaatttttttttttaaagacacatTTATATATTTGAAATTATCCTTTTATTGCGATAATTGTATTAATCATATTACAACACCTAGCTAGGCTAGGAAGTCTCCTATACATCCATCCATGTTAGAGAAAGTTTCCCACAGCAGTATATAGGTACAACCTAGTCACCACTCATCATCAAGAAGACCTCatgtgagtttttgttttttttttgtttggtctgATGAAGTAGATTGATTCTCAGAAACACGTcgacaaataaaaaaaatcaccaattCATCATACTTGGATCACTGGCTCTTCAGCGGCAGCATGGTTTCTCCCTTTCATTCTCCCACTCAGATCAGAAGACCTATCAGGCATATCCCAGGAATAACTGTTAATGGAGGTCAGACCAATCCAGAAAGGTCCgtcatttttttccaaaaagttcACACACTAGAACAAGACAATTCGAGATGTAAAGATTTGGCATCCCTCTCTTTTTGTCTATGATGTGATGACct containing:
- the LOC142313050 gene encoding uncharacterized protein LOC142313050; the encoded protein is MVKSESRIQPLPILSSKRTTPERCPRPLLPQDCKQEDPDVPQDHQGEDLPHINTTETYVSGDDWFKVEIASEDSEDNCTRSSDGLLIFSDYKTGDHGITQDTFEEHVIIPYISPSFGTNDLSDGISSDSLQTVNQIKKNGCDVEQRSTDTREKPFLCLECGKCFIRKSHLLRHQRIHTGVNLFSCAECGKCFVENSVLVKHQRIHTGENLMSCSECGKCFPDKSNLDRHQRSHTGEKPFPCPECGKCFTEKSNLDRHQRSHTGEKPFPCPECGKCFRAKSNLANHKRTHTGEKPFSCLDCGKCFSEKSTLVKHKRTHTGEKQFSCLECGKCFIDKSYLTNHQRIHIMENTFSCSECGKCFSSKGNLVKHNRTHTGEKPYSCPECEKSFTKKIYLVSHKITHTREKQFPVQNMGNVIPIN